The Alteriqipengyuania halimionae genome contains a region encoding:
- the rplS gene encoding 50S ribosomal protein L19 — protein MNLIQTLEAEAIDHLGKDIPEFRPGDTVRVGVRVKEGERERIQNFEGVCIARSNRGMGSNFTVRKMSFGEGVERVFPLYSPNVDSLTVVRRGAVRRAKLYYLRGRTGKSARIAERRDTRPAKDAK, from the coding sequence ATGAACCTGATCCAGACACTCGAAGCCGAGGCGATCGACCATCTCGGCAAGGATATCCCCGAATTCCGTCCGGGCGACACCGTCCGCGTCGGCGTGCGCGTCAAGGAAGGCGAGCGCGAGCGTATCCAGAACTTCGAAGGCGTGTGCATCGCGCGTTCGAACCGTGGCATGGGCTCGAACTTCACCGTCCGCAAGATGAGCTTCGGCGAAGGCGTCGAGCGCGTTTTCCCGCTCTACTCGCCGAACGTCGACAGCCTCACCGTGGTTCGCCGCGGTGCCGTGCGTCGAGCGAAGCTGTATTACCTGCGCGGCCGCACCGGCAAGAGCGCGCGTATCGCCGAACGTCGCGACACGCGCCCGGCCAAGGACGCGAAGTAA
- the trmD gene encoding tRNA (guanosine(37)-N1)-methyltransferase TrmD, protein MTFSTTVITLYPEMFPGPLGASLAGRAMERGDWSLDTVQLRDFATDKHRTVDDTPAGGGAGMVLKADVLGAAIDHARSLSPDAPVLAMTPRGKPVSQARIRELAAGPGVTLLCGRFEGFDERIFDGREVEEVSLGDIVLSGGEPAAIAILDACIRLLPGVMGAPTSGIEESFENGLLEYPQFTRPQEWEGRTIPEVLRSGDHAKIAAWRKARSEHDTRLRRPDLWERHTGARDQSASGARHETKED, encoded by the coding sequence ATGACCTTCTCGACCACCGTCATCACCCTTTATCCGGAGATGTTCCCCGGGCCGCTCGGCGCGTCTTTGGCTGGGCGGGCGATGGAGCGCGGGGACTGGTCGCTCGATACGGTGCAATTGCGCGATTTCGCAACCGACAAGCACCGCACGGTCGACGATACGCCGGCCGGCGGCGGTGCGGGCATGGTCCTGAAGGCCGATGTGCTGGGCGCCGCGATCGACCATGCGCGCAGCCTGTCGCCCGACGCCCCCGTCCTCGCCATGACCCCGCGCGGTAAGCCGGTATCACAGGCGCGGATCCGCGAACTCGCCGCTGGGCCGGGTGTCACCTTGCTGTGCGGACGTTTCGAAGGGTTCGACGAGCGCATATTCGACGGGCGCGAGGTCGAGGAAGTCTCGCTCGGCGATATCGTGCTTTCCGGCGGCGAACCGGCGGCGATTGCGATACTCGACGCTTGCATTCGGCTGCTGCCCGGCGTAATGGGCGCGCCGACGAGCGGTATCGAGGAATCGTTCGAGAACGGCCTCCTCGAATATCCGCAGTTTACCCGACCTCAGGAATGGGAAGGGCGCACGATCCCTGAAGTGCTGCGATCGGGGGATCATGCGAAGATCGCTGCTTGGCGCAAGGCAAGGAGCGAACACGATACACGGTTACGCAGGCCGGACCTTTGGGAGCGTCATACGGGCGCTCGGGACCAGTCTGCCTCTGGCGCGCGGCATGAAACGAAGGAAGATTAG